The following DNA comes from Camelina sativa cultivar DH55 chromosome 14, Cs, whole genome shotgun sequence.
TATGATTCCATTGAGGATGCTAATAACGCAATGCAATGTATGAATTATAAGGTGATACCAATTTTACAGCTTCTTTTAGTTGCTATATATCATGTCATGAATCTAATTTCTTTTACTCGCTTTGTTTGATTTCCATACCCTTACTATCTTCTGACTCTATGAAAATAAGTTTCTAGTACACTAGTTTATCAAATTTATCATCTAGCTTGTAATGCTAGTCATGTCTCTCGTTTGATAAGAATCTCTCTTAGTAAAGAATCAAAATACGAAATAAAACCATTTGTATTATTGCTTTGTTTATCTCATTTTCCTtaacaaaaagagaaatgtTTTGGTACTACATTGCTGCTTCAGAAACCAACTGGAGCGTTCTTTCTTTCTTCGCTTGGTTTTGTCAATTCACCAATTATAGAGTTTCCTGCTAAAACAGGAACTTGATGGGCGAATAATTGGAGTGAAACCAGCTGATtcaggaggtggtggtggtgggggtggcggtggcggtggcggtTTTGCTAGAAGGGGAGGTTATGGTGGTGGTCGTGGGGGATACGGTCGTGGGGGATTTGGTCGTGGTGGATTTGGTGGGGGTGGCTTTGGCTTTGTTCGTTAACTGGGCATCCAGGAATGTTATCACCGAGGTTGATTAGTGTGTGGTTTGGTTTTCTCTTCACAAAGACCACTcttttgatataataatgtttgtGATGATGTTTGAACAAACAGATCAAGCGGCTAAAGTtagcaaaataaaacatttgttgGTTCAATGGAGTttcacacaatttttttaaaaaggtacaAATTTGGAGATATGAATAATGAGTTTAGCTAAATGAGAATAATCACTAATAGAGAGGCTTTTAGTCCAATGAGTTTATGAGAGTTTCAAACTTGAAGATAAGCCAGTCCGCTTTTGCTGCAACGGCTTCACGAAGCTGAACTCCGGCATAGCATATGAACAAGTCTGCGCCACCAGGTTTACGTGCCTGCAAGTGAATTAGTTTAGTTATTCAGACATTTGAGAGTTCGTTGTTTATCTGCAAGCTCTCAGTTAATAATAAAAGCTTACTTCGAGATCGGTAGCACCATCTCCAATCATGGCCATAGTCTTGTAGAGACGACCCTGGAAAGAACCAAGTCTTATTGGTACAAAGTGTAGTATTTCAACAAGAGATATGGAGCTTgcaaattaataaaagtttgaTGAACCTTTCGTATTTGTTCCACTGCCTTGGCTTTGCCCCCACTTCTTGATGTAGGTTCGTTCTCATCAAATCCCAAAAACTCGCCGGAGTTTCCAAATAGAAGATTGTTGGCAAAGATGTTCTCGCGAGGAATGCCAAGAATCGATGCCACAGGCTACAGTGAAAagaaattcatttaaaatcttatccCCATGATTGCACTAGTCTATACAAGAACTGATGCAACAGGCCATATAGTAAAGAACATGAAGAAAAGaagtgagagagatagagagagtacATTGATCATCTGTCGAAAACCTCCAGATATCAAATAGACATCAATATTATTGGCTCTGAGCTTCTTAACCAACTCTTCAATGCCAGGGGATAGCCtccacaaaacaaagaaacacactATAGTAACACAATTCAGAAAGCAATTTGTATGTCTTTTATGCAGAGAATCAAGCAAGCTAGATGTTAACCTCTCTTTTGGTCAAAGTCTATGTCACAAGTAGGCCAATGGAACActtacaaacaaattttatcttTATATGTGAAATGATATCTTAAAGCAGAGTGAATCAAGTAGGAAGAAGCTCGCATCATACTAAAGAATCAAAATAACAACATAGGCAAGGTCAATAATACCTTGGGGGTCTCTTTTCAAGATATTCCTCAACTTTCGAAAGAGAAGGCTTGAACAAAGAAAGTCTTGCAGCTAGAGCTTCTTCAAATGGAACAGATCCACCCATTGCTCTAAGAAAGCAATACTCAATATGTTAAGGTAAAAAAAGCAGACGACAAAAATCATCAGAGCTCTCGCATATATGAGCGATGAGATAGACCACAAACCTGGCAGTCCATTCAGCAACAGCCTTTCCAGCACCACAAAACTCTGCAAGTTCATCAATACCTTCATCCACACAAACCGTACTATCCACATCGAAACATACCGCTTCAACACTTTCCCAAAGATCAAGAATTTCTAGCaattcataaaacaaacaaggaaCAGTAGAAACTAAGCTTCAAAGCATACAAAATCTATAAACAGTTCATAAGCAACAGCAGCTCAGGTCAACAATTGGCACAAAAGAAGAGATTCTAAAGTAACGAGAAGTAGTTTACCATTAGAAGGAACAACATTGCCTTCGTGCCCCAAAGCTGACAACTCCTGTGGCTGCACAGAAGCAGTCACTGGACGGAGCAATCTGGGATGGTTCATGATTGACACACGCCCTCCACAAGGATATCTCCTTAATTCAAGGCAGGACAAATTAGCAAAAAGTGATGAGAGCTTTTTACAGGGAACCTGAACTGGCACAACCCTTGAAGTAGTTAATGCTTCCATTAAACTTGGAGCTACAAACCACAAGAAAAAAGGAATCCAATATAGATTTATCAACAAATTCAAATACGAAAAGAGCTCAAATGTAAATGTTTCGATGCAATggatatagatttcaaaagtcTATTGTGAAAAGAAGGAATCAACGTGATCTATCAAAATTGCTAAGTAGATACAGAAACATCAAACCCCGAACGAAAGCAGAGATTTTTACGATGTAAGAATTGGATCAGAGATCGTCTGTACCGCGAGGAAGAAGAACAGACGAGATATATATTACAAACCGGGAAAATCACCGGCGGTCGTCTTCGGCTGCTGCTCAGATGATCCGATCAATTAAAATATAGCCACTGAAAAGAGTGTGTCAATTGGTTGGTGAAAGTATTAACCGAAAATGACAATTTTgccctttttagttttttaacaTTAAACCGTATAATTTGACATATTTATCCTTTACTTTtcgtttggtttggtttaaccGTCGCTGGGCAATTCAGACAATCTCTGCAACTAATAAAGTTGTTGCGAAATAAGATTTTGATTAACCGATAAGATGTCGTCCTTTATTACAATTCCGGTGAAGCTAACCTTAAATATTTCTGTCTCCTTgcataaaatcaagaaaatgtaCAATTCTTATAGGGAGGCCAGTGGGTAACAGCTAATAAACCAGACAAAGATGGAACAAAACAAGTTACACTCCCAAATGTCTCTCTTTTAAAGATTCCATCAATTAACAGTAGTAGGCTAGAGAGACCCACACTCACATCATCCCACATATATCACTTAAGTTAGCTAAACAAGTAGAAAGGTAAGAAGAGTGTGAAGAAGACTAGGATGAAACCAAATCTTGGGTTTTGGAGTTTGAATCCAAAGGATGGATCTGTGTAATCCGGGTTAATACCGCCTGTTCCAGACGGTATTCCCAAACCTCCTCCTGTTGATGGTGTCATTGTGTAGGGTCTTGTATTCGTTGTTGTAGGGACTCTTGTCGAAGGTGTTGTCGTCACTGGTGTCGTTGTCCCACTTCCACTGTGTATTAAATGGCacagaaacaacaaacatacaaaaaacgCTATCTTAGATTGTAGCAATCAGCTAATTTCAAGGTTGGATCACTATAAGCTTAACCAAAAGATCGTCCACATCAACAGCCAATTCTTGTTACAAAACATATTAAGTGGTGAAGAAAGAAAGGTGTGTACCTGGCACTTGCAGGGAAAGGGCAAGTAGTGTAGCCTATATATCACAAGACCACAATGGTACAAGAGACAACagttactaataaaaaaaaaattatgtgttctACAATCTAGTCTCAAAATCTGTGTGGAGAATCTTGAGGTGTGATAGTATATAATATGATAATGGATATTTTTATCTCTATTGAAACATGTGAAGTTTAGTTTTGAGTTATATACTATCCTCTCTGATTTGCTTTCAAGTTGGTTTCCATTTAACTCAGAATTAAATAGTCTACCCACCATCCTCCTCACTTTCATCTATTGCTTTTAACTTTACCTCCTTAAGTTACTAAATGTGAAAGAAGGTACGCTAAATGAATCTAATGAATAAATGCAGAGGAATTGGTAGGAGAGACTCACTGGGATCAGAGGCTGAGACGATGGCTGTGCCAGCAAAGTCACAAGTTCCCTGAGACTGACCTTTCTTCTGAAAGAAGCTGTTGACGGCGTAAGAGCAATGAGACTTGACGGTGTTAGGATTGAAGCAAGGACCGTTCTGGTGAATGGGTCCACAATCAGCTCCTGCACCACATGCGTAGTCCAATGTCTTCTGCAGCATTGCCTCGCTTAACCCTTCTTTGCATACACACCATGTTCCACCTATACAATAACAACACACATAAGACTTTCATGACCATTTTTTGCAACTCTTTCATTCACTTGTTATGTGTGAAATGAAACCTAAATGTGTAATTCAAGATTGTTGAACTCCACATTCAAAAAGGAAACACCTTTTTATGAAAAGAAAGTATGGGTAAAAGCGAAAAAATGGACTTTTTATGTAgacaatttcattaaaaaaaactatgaaagcTAAGAGATATGTGACTGTTCTGTTCTAAAACAGAGTGGGAGAAAGGAGGTAtttttatgaaagaaaatgacaaaaaaagaagaatcttttttttttccatcaaaaagaaaagaagaggatcTATATGAGACAGAGAATggttattttaataaaactttgCAGGGTTTGAGCAGAGAAGATATTCTTACTTGAGTGACCAGCCATGGCCAACAAAATCACCGCAAGAACAACAACAGCCATGGTCGCTGCAACAGAACCCAAGCACTTTTGGATGCAGCTNNNNNNNNNNNNNNNNNNNNNNNNNNNNNNNNNNNNNNNNNNNNNNNNNNNNNNNNNNNNNNNNNNNNNNNNNNNNNNNNNNNNNNNNNNNNNNNNNNNNNNNNNNNNNNNNNNNNNNNNNNNNNNNNNNNNNNNNNNNNNNNNNNNNNNNNNNNNNNNNNNNNNNNNNNNNNNNNNNNNNNNNNNNNNNNNNNNNNNNNNNNNNNNNNNNNNNNNNNNNNNNNNNNNNNNNNNNNNNNNNNNNNNNNNNNNNNNNNNNNNNNNNNNNNNNNNNNNNNNNNNNNNNNNNNNNNNNNNNNNNNNNNNNNNNNNNNNNNNNNNNNNNNNNNNNNNNNNNNNNNNNNNNNNNNNNNNNNNNNNNNNNNNNNNNNNNNNNNNNNNNNNNNNNNNNNNNNNNNNNNNNNNNNNNNNNNNNNNNNNNNNNNNNNNNNNNNNNNNNNNNNNNNNNNNNNNNNNNNNNNNNNNNNNNNNNNNNNNNNNNNNNNNNNNNNNNNNNNNNNNNNNNNNNNNNNNNNNNNNNNNNNNNNNNNNNNNNNNNNNNNNNNNNNNNNNNNNNNNNNNNNNNNNNNNNNNNNNNNNNNNNNNNNNNNNNNNNNNNNNNNNNNNNNNNNNNNNNNNNNNNNNNNNNNNNNNNNNNNNNNNNNNNNNNNNNNNNNNNNNNNNNNNNNNNNNNNNNNNNNNNNNNNNNNNNNNNNNNNNNNNNNNNNNNNNNNNNNNNNNNNNNNNNNNNNNNNNNNNNNNNNNNNNNNNNNNNNNNNNNNNNNNNNNNNNNNNNNNNNNNNNNNNNNNNNNNNNNNNNNNNNNNNNNNNNNNNNNNNNNNNNNNNNNNNNNNNNNNNNNNNNNNNNNNNNNNNNNNNNNNNNNNNNNNNNNNNNNNNNNNNNNNNNNNNNNNNNNNNNNNNNNNNNNNNNNNNNNNNNNNNNNNNNNNNNNNNNNNNNNNNNNNNNNNNNNNNNNNNNNNNNNNNNNNNNNNNNNNNNNNNNNNNNNNNNNNNNNNNNNNNNNNNNNNNNNNNNNNNNNNNNNNNNNNNNNNNNNNNNNNNNNNNNNNNNNNNNNNNNNNNNNNNNNNNNNNNNNNNNNNNNNNNNNNNNNNNNNNNNNNNNNNNNNNNNNNNNNNNNNNNNNNNNNNNNNNNNNNNNNNNNNNNNNNNNNNNNNNNNNNNNNNNNNNNNNNNNNNNNNNNNNNNNNNNNNNNNNNNNNNNNNNNNNNNNNNNNNNNNNNNNNNNNNNNNNNNNNNNNNNNNNNNNNNNNNNNNNNNNNNNNNNNNNNNNNNNNNNNNNNNNNNNNNNNNNNNNNNNNNNNNNNNNNNNNNNNNNNNNNNNNNNNNNNNNNNNNNNNNNNNNNNNNNNNNNNNNNNNNNNNNNNNNNNNNNNNNNNNNNNNNNNNNNNNNNNNNNNNNNNNNNNNNNNNNNNNNNNNNNNNNNNNNNNNNNNNNNNNNNNNNNNNNNNNNNNNNNNNNNNNNNNNNNNNNNNNNNNNNNNNNNNNNNNNNNNNNNNNNNNNNNNNNNNNNNNNNNNNNNNNNNNNNNNNNNNNNNNNNNNNNNNNNNNNNNNNNNNNNNNNNNNNNNNNNNNNNNNNNNNNNNNNNNNNNNNNNNNNNNNNNNNNNNNNNNNNNNNNNNNNNNNNNNNNNNNNNNNNNNNNNNNNNNNNNNNNNNNNNNNNNNNNNNNNNNNNNNNNNNNNNNNNNNNNNNNNNNNNNNNNNNNNNNNNNNNNNNNNNNNNNNNNNNNNNNNNNNNNNNNNNNNNNNNNNNNNNNNNNNNNNNNNNNNNNNNNNNNNNNNNNNNNNNNNNNNNNNNNNNNNNNNNNNNNNNNNNNNNNNNNNNNNNNNNNNNNNNNNNNNNNNNNNNNNNNNNNNNNNNNNNNNNNNNNNNNNNNNNNNNNNNNNNNNNNNNNNNNNNNNNNNNNNNNNNNNNNNNNNNNNNNNNNNNNNNNNNNNNNNNNNNNNNNNNNNNNNNNNNNNNNNNNNNNNNNNNNNNNNNNNNNNNNNNNNNNNNNNNNNNNNNNNNNNNNNNNNNNNNNNNNNNNNNNNNNNNNNNNNNNNNNNNNNNNNNNNNNNNNNNNNNNNNNNNNNNNNNNNNNNNNNNNNNNNNNNNNNNNNNNNNNNNNNNNNNNNNNNNNNNNNNNNNNNNNNNNNNNNNNNNNNNNNNNNNNNNNNNNNNNNNNNNNNNNNNNNNNNNNNNNNNNNNNNNNNNNNNNNNNNNNNNNNNNNNNNNNNNNNNNNNNNNNNNNNNNNNNNNNNNNNNNNNNNNNNNNNNNNNNNNNNNNNNNNNNNNNNNNNNNNNNNNNNNNNNNNNNNNNNNNNNNNNNNNNNNNNNNNNNNNNNNNNNNNNNNNNNNNNNNNNNNNNNNNNNNNNNNNNNNNNNNNNNNNNNNNNNNNNNNNNNNNNNNNNNNNNNNNNNNNNNNNNNNNNNNNNNNNNNNNNNNNNNNNNNNNNNNNNNNNNNNNNNNNNNNNNNNNNNNNNNNNNNNNNNNNNNNNNNNNNNNNNNNNNNNNNNNNNNNNNNNNNNNNNNNNNNNNNNNNNNNNNNNNNNNNNNNNNNNNNNNNNNNNNNNNNNNNNNNNNNNNNNNNNNNNNNNNNNNNNNNNNNNNNNNNNNNNNNNNNNNNNNNNNNNNNNNNNNNNNNNNNNNNNNNNNNNNNNNNNNNNNNNNNNNNNNNNNNNNNNNNNNNNNNNNNNNNNNNNNNNNNNNNNNNNNNNNNNNNNNNNNNNNNNNNNNNNNNNNNNNNNNNNNNNNNNNNNNNNNNNNNNNNNNNNNNNNNNNNNNNNNNNNNNNNNNNNNNNNNNNNNNNNNNNNNNNNNNNNNNNNNNNNNNNNNNNNNNNNNNNNNNNNNNNNNNNNNNNNNNNNNNNNNNNNNNNNNNNNNNNNNNNNNNNNNNNNNNNNNNNNNNNNNNNNNNNNNNNNNNNNNNNNNNNNNNNNNNNNNNNNNNNNNNNNNNNNNNNNNNNNNNNNNNNNNNNNNNNNNNNNNNNNNNNNNNNNNNNNNNNNNNNNNNNNNNNNNNNNNNNNNNNNNNNNNNNNNNNNNNNNNNNNNNNNNNNNNNNNNNNNNNNNNNNNNNNNNNNNNNNNNNNNNNNNNNNNNNNNNNNNNNNNNNNNNNNNNNNNNNNNNNNNNNNNNNNNNNNNNNNNNNNNNNNNNNNNNNNNNNNNNNNNNNNNNNNNNNNNNNNNNNNNNNNNNNNNNNNNNNNNNNNNNNNNNNNNNNNNNNNNNNNNNNNNNNNNNNNNNNNNNNNNNNNNNNNNNNNNNNNNNNNNNNNNNNNNNNNNNNNNNNNNNNNNNNNNNNNNNNNNNNNNNNNNNNNNNNNNNNNNNNNNNNNNNNNNNNNNNNNNNNNNNNNNNNNNNNNNNNNNNNNNNNNNNNNNNNNNNNNNNNNNNNNNNNNNNNNNNNNNNNNNNNNNNNNNNNNNNNNNNNNNNNNNNNNNNNNNNNNNNNNNNNNNNNNNNNNNNNNNNNNNNNNNNNNNNNNNNNNNNNNNNNNNNNNNNNNNNNNNNNNNNNNNNNNNNNNNNNNNNNNNNNNNNNNNNNNNNNNNNNNNNNNNNNNNNNNNNNNNNNNNNNNNNNNNNNNNNNNNNNNNNNNNNNNNNNNNNNNNNNNNNNNNNNNNNNNNNNNNNNNNNNNNNNNNNNNNNNNNNNNNNNNNNNNNNNNNNNNNNNNNNNNNNNNNNNNNNNNNNNNNNNNNNNNNNNNNNNNNNNNNNNNNNNNNNNNNNNNNNNNNNNNNNNNNNNNNNNNNNNNNNNNNNNNNNNNNNNNNNNNNNNNNNNNNNNNNNNNNNNNNNNNNNNNNNNNNNNNNNNNNNNNNNNNNNNNNNNNNNNNNNNNNNNNNNNNNNNNNNNNNNNNNNNNNNNNNNNNNNNNNNNNNNNNNNNNNNNNNNNNNNNNNNNNNNNNNNNNNNNNNNNNNNNNNNNNNNNNNNNNNNNNNNNNNNNNNNNNNNNNNNNNNNNNNNNNNNNNNNNNNNNNNNNNNNNNNNNNNNNNNNNNNNNNNNNNNNNNNNNNNNNNNNNNNNNNNNNNNNNNNNNNNNNNNNNNNNNNNNNNNNNNNNNNNNNNNNNNNNNNNNNNNNNNNNNNNNNNNNNNNNNNNNNNNNNNNNNNNNNNNNNNNNNNNNNNNNNNNNNNNNNNNNNNNNNNNNNNNNNNNNNNNNNNNNNNNNNNNNNNNNNNNNNNNNNNNNNNNNNNNNNNNNNNNNNNNNNNNNNNNNNNNNNNNNNNNNNNNNNNNNNNNNNNNNNNNNNNNNNNNNNNNNNNNNNNNNNNNNNNNNNNNNNNNNNNNNNNNNNNNNNNNNNNNNNNNNNNNNNNNNNNNNNNNNNNNNNNNNNNNNNNNNNNNNNNNNNNNNNNNNNNNNNNNNNNNNNNNNNNNNNNNNNNNNNNNNNNNNNNNNNNNNNNNNNNNNNNNNNNNNNNNNNNNNNNNNNNNNNNNNNNNNNNNNNNNNNNNNNNNNNNNNNNNNNNNNNNNNNNNNNNNNNNNNNNNNNNNNNNNNNNNNNNNNNNNNNNNNNNNNNNNNNNNNNNNNNNNNNNNNNNNNNNNNNNNNNNNNNNNNNNNNNNNNNNNNNNNNNNNNNNNNNNNNNNNNNNNNNNNNNNNNNNNNNNNNNNNNNNNNNNNNNNNNNNNNNNNNNNNNNNNNNNNNNNNNNNNNNNNNNNNNNNNNNNNNNNNNNNNNNNNNNNNNNNNNNNNNNNNNNNNNNNNNNNNNNNNNNNNNNNNNNNNNNNNNNNNNNNNNNNNNNNNNNNNNNNNNNNNNNNNNNNNNNNNNNNNNNNNNNNNNNNNNNNNNNNNNNNNNNNNNNNNNNNNNNNNNNNNNNNNNNNNNNNNNNNNNNNNNNNNNNNNNNNNNNNNNNNNNNNNNNNNNNNNNNNNNNNNNNNNNNNNNNNNNNNNNNNNNNNNNNNNNNNNNNNNNNNNNNNNNNNNNNNNNNNNNNNNNNNNNNNNNNNNNNNNNNNNNNNNNNNNNNNNNNNNNNNNNNNNNNNNNNNNNNNNNNNNNNNNNNNNNNNNNNNNNNNNNNNNNNNNNNNNNNNNNNNNNNNNNNNNNNNNNNNNNNNNNNNNNNNNNNNNNNNNNNNNNNNNNNNNNNNNNNNNNNNNNNNNNNNNNNNNNNNNNNNNNNNNNNNNNNNNNNNNNNNNNNNNNNNNNNNNNNNNNNNNNNNNNNNNNNNNNNNNNNNNNNNNNNNNNNNNNNNNNNNNNNNNNNNNNNNNNNNNNNNNNNNNNNNNNNNNNNNNNNNNNNNNNNNNNNNNNNNNNNNNNNNNNNNNNNNNNNNNNNNNNNNNNNNNNNNNNNNNNNNNNNNNNNNNNNNNNNNNNNNNNNNNNNNNNNNNNNNNNNNNNNNNNNNNNNNNNNNNNNNNNNNNNNNNNNNNNNNNNNNNNNNNNNNNNNNNNNNNNNNNNNNNNNNNNNNNNNNNNNNNNNNNNNNNNNNNNNNNNNNNNNNNNNNNNNNNNNNNNNNNNNNNNNNNNNNNNNNNNNNNNNN
Coding sequences within:
- the LOC104740563 gene encoding PLASMODESMATA CALLOSE-BINDING PROTEIN 3, with amino-acid sequence MAVVVLAVILLAMAGHSSGTWCVCKEGLSEAMLQKTLDYACGAGADCGPIHQNGPCFNPNTVKSHCSYAVNSFFQKKGQSQGTCDFAGTAIVSASDPSYTTCPFPASASGSGTTTPVTTTPSTRVPTTTNTRPYTMTPSTGGGLGIPSGTGGINPDYTDPSFGFKLQNPRFGFILVFFTLFLPFYLFS
- the LOC104740561 gene encoding phosphoserine phosphatase, chloroplastic-like; the protein is MEALTTSRVVPVQVPCKKLSSLFANLSCLELRRYPCGGRVSIMNHPRLLRPVTASVQPQELSALGHEGNVVPSNEILDLWESVEAVCFDVDSTVCVDEGIDELAEFCGAGKAVAEWTARAMGGSVPFEEALAARLSLFKPSLSKVEEYLEKRPPRLSPGIEELVKKLRANNIDVYLISGGFRQMINPVASILGIPRENIFANNLLFGNSGEFLGFDENEPTSRSGGKAKAVEQIRKGRLYKTMAMIGDGATDLEARKPGGADLFICYAGVQLREAVAAKADWLIFKFETLINSLD